A region of Streptomyces halobius DNA encodes the following proteins:
- a CDS encoding sensor histidine kinase codes for MARGKLRIYLGAAPGVGKTYSMLAEAHRRMERGTDVVVAFVEHHGRPRTEVMLHGLEQIRRRELQHRGTVFTEMDVDAVLERGPAVALVDELAHTNVPGSRNEKRWQDIEELLEAGIDVISTVNIQHLESLGDVVESITGVRQRETVPDESVRRADQIELVDMSPQALRRRMAHGNIYRPDRVDAALSHYFRPGNLTVLRELALLWVADRVDEYLQQYRTEHHVSTIWAGRERIVVGLTGGPEGRTLIRRASRMAAKGSGSEVLAVYIARSDGLTSASPKELAVQRTLVEDLGGTFHHVIGDDIPSALLEFARGVNATQIVLGSSRRKAWQYMFGPGVGATVARDSGPDLDVHIVTHDEVAKGRGLPVPHGARLGRSRNIAGWLVGVAGPPLLTLLLTSMSPGPGLTNDVLLFLFLTVVVALLGGRLPALASATVGSLLLNFFFTSPTHTLTISDPKNMVAIAIFLAVAVSVASVVDLAARRTQLAARLRAESEILSFLAGSVLRGETTLDALLERVRETFGMETVALLERGSDVEPWTCAGRAGGTDDCEPLRRPEDADVDMPVGDHMALALTGRVLPAEDRRVLAAFAAQAAVVLDRQRLVGEAARAQELAEGNRIRTALLAAVSHDLRTPLAGIKASVTSLRSDDVAWSEEDEAELLAGIEAGADRLDHLVGNLLDMSRLQTGTVTPLIRDIDLDEVVPMALGGVPEGSVTLDIPEALPIVAIDPGLLERSVANLVENAVKYSPDGEAVLVKASALGDRVELRIVDRGPGVPDSAKDRIFEPFQRYGDAPRGAGVGLGLAVARGFAESMGGTLAAEDTPGGGMTMVLTLRAVPGRPPVRPDLPAQATT; via the coding sequence CGTTCGTCGAGCACCACGGCAGGCCCCGTACCGAGGTCATGCTGCACGGCCTGGAGCAGATCCGGCGCCGGGAGCTCCAGCACCGCGGCACGGTGTTCACCGAGATGGACGTGGACGCCGTCCTGGAGCGCGGGCCGGCCGTCGCGCTGGTCGACGAGCTGGCGCACACCAACGTCCCCGGTTCGCGCAACGAGAAGCGCTGGCAGGACATCGAGGAACTGCTGGAAGCAGGTATCGATGTGATCTCGACGGTCAACATCCAGCATCTCGAATCACTCGGGGATGTCGTCGAGTCGATAACGGGTGTCCGTCAGCGCGAGACGGTTCCGGACGAGAGCGTGCGCCGCGCCGACCAGATCGAGCTTGTCGACATGTCGCCCCAGGCGCTGCGCCGCCGCATGGCACACGGCAACATCTACCGCCCCGACCGGGTGGACGCCGCGCTCTCCCACTACTTCCGGCCCGGCAACCTCACCGTACTGCGCGAGCTGGCGCTGCTGTGGGTCGCCGACCGGGTCGACGAATACCTCCAGCAGTACCGCACCGAACACCATGTCTCCACCATCTGGGCCGGCCGCGAGCGCATCGTCGTCGGCCTTACCGGTGGCCCCGAGGGGCGCACCCTCATCCGCCGCGCCTCCCGTATGGCCGCGAAGGGCTCGGGCAGCGAGGTGCTCGCCGTCTACATAGCGCGCAGTGACGGGCTGACCTCGGCCTCGCCCAAGGAGCTCGCCGTCCAGCGGACGCTGGTCGAGGACCTGGGCGGCACGTTTCACCACGTCATAGGCGACGACATACCGAGCGCGCTGCTGGAGTTCGCACGCGGGGTGAACGCCACCCAGATCGTGCTGGGCTCCAGCCGCCGCAAGGCATGGCAGTACATGTTCGGGCCGGGCGTCGGGGCGACCGTCGCCCGCGATTCCGGGCCCGACCTCGATGTGCACATCGTCACGCACGACGAGGTCGCCAAGGGCCGGGGCCTCCCGGTGCCGCACGGAGCCCGCCTCGGCCGGAGCCGGAACATCGCCGGCTGGCTCGTCGGTGTGGCCGGGCCGCCCCTGCTCACCCTGCTGCTCACCAGCATGTCGCCCGGTCCGGGACTGACCAACGACGTTCTGCTGTTCCTCTTCCTGACCGTCGTCGTGGCGCTGCTCGGCGGGCGGCTGCCGGCACTGGCCTCGGCCACCGTCGGCTCGCTGCTGCTGAACTTCTTCTTCACGTCCCCCACCCACACCCTCACCATCAGCGACCCCAAGAACATGGTCGCCATCGCGATCTTCCTCGCGGTGGCGGTGTCCGTCGCCTCGGTGGTGGATCTGGCCGCCCGGCGCACCCAGCTGGCCGCCCGGCTGCGCGCCGAGTCGGAGATCCTGTCCTTCCTCGCGGGCAGCGTGCTGCGCGGCGAGACGACGCTGGACGCCTTGCTGGAGCGGGTCCGGGAGACCTTCGGGATGGAAACCGTCGCCCTGCTGGAGCGCGGCAGCGACGTCGAGCCGTGGACCTGCGCGGGCCGGGCCGGCGGCACCGACGACTGCGAGCCGCTGCGGCGCCCCGAGGACGCGGATGTCGACATGCCGGTGGGTGATCACATGGCGCTGGCCCTGACCGGCCGGGTGCTGCCGGCCGAGGACCGGCGGGTGCTGGCCGCGTTCGCCGCCCAGGCCGCGGTCGTCCTGGACCGGCAGCGGCTGGTGGGCGAGGCGGCGCGGGCCCAGGAGCTGGCCGAGGGCAACCGGATCAGGACGGCGCTGCTGGCCGCGGTCAGCCATGATCTGCGGACCCCGCTCGCCGGCATCAAGGCGTCCGTCACCTCCCTGCGCTCCGACGACGTCGCCTGGTCGGAGGAGGACGAGGCGGAGCTGCTGGCGGGCATCGAGGCGGGCGCCGACCGGCTGGACCACCTGGTCGGCAATCTCCTGGACATGTCCCGGCTGCAGACCGGCACGGTCACCCCGCTGATCCGCGACATCGACCTCGACGAGGTGGTCCCGATGGCGCTCGGCGGTGTACCGGAGGGCAGCGTCACCTTGGACATCCCCGAGGCACTGCCGATCGTCGCCATCGATCCGGGGCTGCTGGAACGTTCGGTCGCCAATCTCGTCGAGAACGCCGTGAAGTACAGCCCGGACGGGGAGGCGGTGCTGGTCAAGGCCAGCGCCCTCGGCGACCGTGTGGAGCTGCGGATCGTCGACCGCGGACCGGGCGTCCCGGACAGTGCCAAAGACCGGATCTTCGAGCCGTTCCAGCGGTACGGTGACGCACCACGGGGCGCCGGCGTCGGCCTCGGCCTGGCCGTCGCCCGCGGCTTCGCGGAGTCGATGGGCGGCACGCTCGCCGCCGAGGACACCCCCGGCGGGGGGATGACAATGGTCCTCACGCTGCGGGCCGTGCCCGGCCGTCCGCCGGTGCGGCCCGACCTTCCGGCCCAGGCCACCACATGA